DNA sequence from the Coregonus clupeaformis isolate EN_2021a chromosome 13, ASM2061545v1, whole genome shotgun sequence genome:
TATTAGGAGTCACCTCTTCAAAACCCAACAGGAGAATATTAGAAGTCACCTCTTCAAAACCTAACAGGGGAATATTAGGAGTCACCTCTTCAAAACCCAACAGGAGAATATTAGAAGTCACCTCTTCAAAACCTAACAGGATAATATTAGAAGTCACCTCTTCAAAACCCAACAGGAGAATATTAGAAGTCACCTCTTCAAAACCTAACAGGATAATATTAGAAGTCACCTCTTCAAAACCTAACAGGGGAATACTAGGAGTCACCTCTTCAAAACCTAACAGGAGAATATTAGGAGTCACCTCTTCAAAACCCAAGAAGAAAAAATTAGGAGTCACCTCTTCAAAACCTAACAGGAGAATATTAGAAGTCACCTCTTCAAAACCTAACAGGGGAATATTAGGAGTCACCTCTTCAAAACCCAACAGGAGAATATTAGGAGTCACCTCTTCAAAACCCAACAGGGGAATATTAGGAGTCACCTCTTCAAAACCCAACAGGGGAATATTAGAAGTCACCTCTTCAAAACCCAACCGGAGAATATTAGGAGTCACCTCTTCAAAACCCAACCGGAGAATATTAGGAGTCACCTCTTCAAAACCCAAGAAGAGAATATTAGGAGTCACCTCTTCAAAACCCAACAGGAGAATATTAGGAGTCACCTCTTCAAAACCCAACAGGAGAATATTAGAAGTCACCTCTTCAAAACCTAACAGGGGAATATTAGGAGTCACCTCTTCAAAACCTAACAGGAGAATATTAGGAGTCACCTCTTCAAAACCCAAGAAGAAAAAATTAGGAGTCACCTCTTCAAAACCTAACAGGAGAATATTAGAAGTCACCTCTTCAAAACCTAACAGGGGAATATTAGGAGTCACCTCTTCAAAACCCAACAGGAGAATACTAGGAGTCACCTCTTCAAAACCCAAGAAGAAAAAATTAGGAGTCACCTCTTCAAAACACAACCGGAGAATATTAGGAGTCACCTCTTCAAAACCCAACAGGAGAATATTAGAAGTCACCTCTTCAAAACCTAACAGGGGAATATTAGGAGTCACCTCTTCAAAACCCAACAGGAGAATATTAGAAGTCACCTCTTCAAAACCTAACAGGATAATATTAGAAGTCACCTCTTCAAAACCCAACAGGAGAATATTAGAAGTCACCTCTTCAAAACCTAACAGGATAATATTAGAAGTCACCTCTTCAAAACCTAACAGGGGAATACTAGGAGTCACCTCTTCAAAACCTAACAGGAGAATATTAGGAGTCACCTCTTCAAAACCCAAGAAGAAAAAATTAGGAGTCACCTCTTCAAAACCTAACAGGAGAATATTAGAAGTCACCTCTTCAAAACCTAACAGGGGAATATTAGGAGTCACCTCTTCAAAACCCAACAGGAGAATACTAGGAGTCACCTCTTCAAAACCCAAGAAGAAAAAATTAGGAGTCACCTCTTCAAAACACAACCGGAGAA
Encoded proteins:
- the LOC123492192 gene encoding uncharacterized protein LOC123492192 — encoded protein: MNLPVEESGLNGLVTRKVTPNILLLGFEEVTPNILLLGFEEVTPSILLLGFEEVTPNILLLGFEEVTPSILLLGFEEVTPNILLLGFEEVNPSILLLGFEEVTPNILLLGFEEVTPSILLLGFEEVTPNILLLGFEEVTSNILLLGFEEVTPSILLLGFEEVTPNILLLGFEEVTPNIILLGFEEVTPNIILLGFEEVTPNILLLGFEEVNPNIPLLGFEEVTSNILLLGFEEVTPSILLLGFEEVTPNILLLGFEEVTPNILRLCFEEVTPNFFFLGFEEVTPSILLLGFEEVTPNIPLLGFEEVTSNILLLGFEEVTPNFFFLGFEEVTPNILLLGFEEVTPSIPLLGFEEVTSNIILLGFEEVTSNILLLGFEEVTSNIILLGFEEVTSNILLLGFEEVTPNIPLLGFEEVTSNILLLGFEEVTPNILRLCFEEVTPNFFFLGFEEVTPSILLLGFEEVTPNIPLLGFEEVTSNILLLGFEEVTPNFFFLGFEEVTPNILLLGFEEVTPNIPLLGFEEVTSNILLLGFEEVTPNILLLGFEEVTPSIPLLGFEEVTSNIILLGFEEVTSNILLLGFEEVTSNIILLGFEEVTSNILLLGFEEVTPNIPLLGFEEVTSNILLLGFEEVTPNILRLCFEEVTPNFFFLGFEEVTPSILLLGFEEVTLIFPC